In a genomic window of Lathamus discolor isolate bLatDis1 chromosome 4, bLatDis1.hap1, whole genome shotgun sequence:
- the PLEKHB1 gene encoding pleckstrin homology domain-containing family B member 1: MALVKSGWLWRQSSILRRWKRNWFVLYLDGSLVYYHDETQRDMDGRIHIKYSCRDVRTGRECRDVQPPEGKSRDCLLMVVLRDGSKTTLCAESEDDAVAWKMAVLEAKSTPVHVYDPYDDDYYQTVPLDSHQAAYISSGHYGPQHGAPGVTHVIVREDPYRVSGDQMALGLLAGAATGAALGSFMWMPCWF, encoded by the exons ATGGCGCTGGTGAAGAGCGGTTGGCTTTGGCGGCAGA gctCCATCCTGCGCCGCTGGAAGAGAAACTGGTTCGTGCTGTACCTGGACGGCAGCTTGGTGTACTACCATGACGAGACGCAGCGCGACATGGACGGACGGATCCACATCAAGTACAGCTGCCGGGACGTGAGGACCGGCCGCGAGTGCAGAG ACGTGCAGCCGCCCGAGGGGAAGAGCCGCGACTGCCTCTTGATGGTTGTGCTGCGGGACGGCTCCAAGACCACGCTGTGTGCGGAGAGCGAGGACGATGCTGT TGCCTGGAAGATGGCCGTGCTGGAGGCTAAATCCACCCCG GTTCATGTCTATGACCCCTATGACGATGATTACTACCAGACGGTGCCCCTCGACTCGCACCAGGCCGCCTACATCAGCTCCGGCCACTACGGCCCCCAGCATGGAG CTCCGGGGGTGACCCACGTCATCGTGCGCGAGGATCCCTACCGGGTCTCTGGGGACCAGAtggccctggggctgctggcgggggcCGCCACCGGCGCTGCCCTCGGCTCCTTCATGTGGATGCCCTGCTGGTTTTAG